The Jiangella sp. DSM 45060 genome contains the following window.
TCGTCGGCACGGTGCCAGTCGCCGCCGACGGCGTAGGCGAAGCGGCGCAGCCCCGGCAGCGCCGTGGTAGCCCAGGCGGCGAAGTCGTCGCGGCCGTTCGTCCCCATCGCCCCTCCGTCGCCGAATCGTCGCCGTCATGGTGGAGACGCGACCGGCCGCGGGCAAGGTTGTGCCTGCCCTCGGCGCGGGTCCGGCCATCTGTCCGAGCGAGCCTCTAGGATCGGCCTTCATCATCGTCTGGAGGCTCCGCATGCCCGACAGCGTGTTCTTCGCTCTGACGCTCGCCTCGGCGGTCTCCGCCGGGCTGATGGCCGGCGTCTACTTCGCCTGGTCGAGCATGGTGATGCCGGGCCTGCGCCGGCTGTCGCCGGGAGACGCGATCCGGGCGATGCAGAAGATGGACGTGGCGCTGATGAACGCGTGGTTCCTCACCGCGTTCGTCGGCTCGGCGGTGCTGTCGGCCGTCTCGGTGGTCTACTCGTTCGTGCGCTGGGGCGAGGAGGAGGCCATCTACCTGCTCATCGCCGGCCTGCTGCTGATCTTCGGCTCCATCGTGATCACCGGCTCCTACCACATCCCGCGCAACAAGGCGCTGCACCTCGTCGACCCCGACGGGCCGGAAGCGAAGCGGCGCTGGGAGACCTACGACGCCGAGTGGACGTCGTGGAACCACGTCCGCGCGGTGGCCAGCTTCGCCGCGGCCATCCTGTTCGCCGCCGGCCTGGCGGCCGTCGAGTAGACAGATCTTCTGCCGCACAGACGATTATCATGGCTGGGTGACCACGACCCAGGGCATCGAGGACGACCTCGGCTGGCGGCTCGGCGTGCTGTTCCGCGCCTACGTCCAGTCCGCCGACGCCGCCACGGCCGGCATCCCGGGCGACCACCGCGGGCGCCAGGTGCTCGCCGTCGCCGTCCGCGAGGAGCCGCGCACGCAGTCCGCGCTGGCGCAGCGGCTCGGCATCGACAAGACGGTGCTCACCTACCTGCTCGACGCGCTGACCGAGGCGGGCCTGGTGGAGCGGCAGCCCGACCCGGCCGACCGCCGCAGCCGCCGCGTCGTCGCCACCGAGCGCGGCCGCGAATACCTGGCCGAGGCCGACCGCCGGGTCCGGCTCACCGAGGAGCACGTCCTCGCCGGCCTCGACGACGCCGACCGGACGGCGCTGCGCGAGCTGCTCGGCCGGCTGGCGGCCCGGCTGCACGCCGCCGACCCCGTCGCCGACCCGTGCCGGATGATGCAGGAGATCGGTGACCGCGGCTAGTCTCCTGGTCGGCTCGCCCTCGCGGTCGAGGCGGATCAGGTGCGCGCCCAGGCCGGTGGCGAAGGGTCTGCAGGTCGCGGCCGGAGAACCCCTCGGCGGTGCAGATCAGCTGAGGGCCCCCGGGGTGGTGGCAGGCGGCGGGGTGACACTCGTGCCAACGGTTGGCGCTGAGGTCACCGCGCGTCGGAACAGTACTCCCGGCGGGCGTCGGGCCGGCCGGGTCCAGGACGTGCCGCCGGACCGTCTCCTGGCCACCCATGCCGTGCGCGCCTGATCCTCGACACCCGCAAGATCAATAGGGCGCACTCATCTAGAGGTCCGATCCGTACAAGCGCGGCGCCGCCCGAGGTGCGACGCTGACCTGGTGACCTACGCATACCAAGGCACCATGCGCACCCGGCCCGGCCGCCGCGACGAGGTCGTCGCGATCCTGCTCAGCGGGACCGACGGGCTGCGCGCGGCCGGCTGCCACCTCTACGCCGTCGGCGTCAGCGAGACCGACCCGGACCTCGTCGTCGTCAGCGAGCTGTGGTCGTCGAAGCGGCACCACGACGCGTCGCTGGAGCTGCCGGAGACGAAGGCCGCCATCGCCGCCGCCATGCCGATGCTGACCGGCGAGTTCACCGGCGCCGAGGCGCGGGTCGAGGGCGGCCTCGGCGTCGACGTGCTCACGGGTGCAGCCGCGCGCCCTTGACGATCTTGTCGACGGCGTTCTTCGGGCCGTGCACCGCGAGGCCGGCGAGGTCGAGGTCGGCCCGCTTCACCGCGCGGACGGCGGCCCGGTTGTCGCGGTCGTTGCCGGTCGTGAACAGCTCGCGGGTGAAGACCGACGGACGCAGCCCGCGGTCCAGCGCCCG
Protein-coding sequences here:
- a CDS encoding putative quinol monooxygenase, which encodes MTYAYQGTMRTRPGRRDEVVAILLSGTDGLRAAGCHLYAVGVSETDPDLVVVSELWSSKRHHDASLELPETKAAIAAAMPMLTGEFTGAEARVEGGLGVDVLTGAAARP
- a CDS encoding DUF1772 domain-containing protein encodes the protein MPDSVFFALTLASAVSAGLMAGVYFAWSSMVMPGLRRLSPGDAIRAMQKMDVALMNAWFLTAFVGSAVLSAVSVVYSFVRWGEEEAIYLLIAGLLLIFGSIVITGSYHIPRNKALHLVDPDGPEAKRRWETYDAEWTSWNHVRAVASFAAAILFAAGLAAVE
- a CDS encoding MarR family winged helix-turn-helix transcriptional regulator, producing MTTTQGIEDDLGWRLGVLFRAYVQSADAATAGIPGDHRGRQVLAVAVREEPRTQSALAQRLGIDKTVLTYLLDALTEAGLVERQPDPADRRSRRVVATERGREYLAEADRRVRLTEEHVLAGLDDADRTALRELLGRLAARLHAADPVADPCRMMQEIGDRG